The sequence CGAACAGTTCCTGGCAGAAAGGCATGATAGAAAAGAATCATGAATATATACGTTATGTGATTCCCAAAGGCGAAAGTCTGGATCCATACACACAGGCTGATGCCATAAAACTAATGAACCACATCAATAGCGAAGCGAGGGACAGCCTGAACAGTTGCACTCCGTTCAGGCTGTCCCAGCTTCTTTTGAATAACAAGCTCCATAAACTCCTTAAGCTCAGGGAAATCCCTGCAGATGAGGTCTCACTGAAGCCTTCCTTATTCAAAAAATAAACCTATATACAAGACGGAATCCACTGCCGAATTTAATCCTGCACGAAAAAGGTATGTGGAATTTAGTCTTGCACGCTAAGCCAGATGCCTGTTTACCATGCTTGCACTCATGGAAACAGACCTCTATAAATGCATTATAACGCTATTTAAGTAACCCGTAAACTGGTAAAACATGATTTCAGTCCTGCAAAATCAAGGGAGTAGAAAAATCACGAATTTACCTTCTCACTTAACGTTTTATAATTTTGTTGTTAAATGTTAAAGTGAATTCGTGATTCACCTATTAAATTCGTGTTAGAGGATTTTAGTCTTACACGATATATGGTATGGTAAAGATGGTGGATTCCTCCGATAAAGGAGGTCTATTATGCCCAAGAAAAAAGTATATGACCAGAAGCATCTTTCTACCAGTCAACGTATCCATATCGAAAAGGGCTTGAATGAGGGACTTTCCTTCGCTGCCATTGCAAGGAAGCTGGATAAACATCCAAGCACCATCACAAAAGAAGTGAAGAAATACCGCACTTTTCAGCCTTATGACGCTGATCCCCAAAAGCCGTCCCGGTGTGCTCTGTTCAAAGAATGTACCATGCGGTTCCTCTGTGATGAAAAGGATTGTGTGAAAATGTGCAAATCCTGTTTTGATGTAAAACTGCAGGTTGTTAAATGTTCTTATCTTTGTCCTGAATACAAAGAACCACAATGTCCTTCCGTCCGAAAAGCTCCTTATGTCTGCAATAGCTGCCCTAAAAGCAAACGGTGTAATAAGCATAAAGCATTCTATATCGCCCAAAATGCGGATAAGTCATATCAGGAACTGCTTGTATCCTGCCGTTTAGGCATCAACCAAAATCCTGCCGATATCGCAATGCTGGATGATTTAATTTCACCTTTGTTAAAGCAGGGTCAATCCTTGGCCCATATCTATGCCTTTCATGGGCATGAGATTCCCTGTAGTCGTAAAACTCTTTACAGTTACATTGAGCAGGGTGTATTTACCGCCAGGAATATAGATCTAAGGCGTAAAGTGCGTTATAAATGTAAACCAAGGAAAACAGGTACAAGGATAAGCCTTGCTGCTAAGGAATTTCGTATTGGCAGAACCTATGAAGATTTTCAGAAATACATACAGGAAAATCCTATGATTCCGATTGTGGAAATGGACACAGTGGAAGGTGGACGAGATAACAGCAAACAGGCCTTTATGACGATGTTCTTTCGGAACTGCTCTCTTATGCTGATTTTTGTTTTGGAAGAAAAGACCCAGGATCATGTCATTGGAGTATTTGATCAGTTGACGAAAAAGCTTGGTATAGAAACCTTTCGGGAACTGTTTCCGGTTATTCTTACCGACAATGGAACTGAATTCCAGTTCCCTTCCCGTCTGGAGTGTGATAGAAATGGCCAAATCCGCACAAAGATTTTTTACTGTAATCCGAACAGTTCCTGGCAGAAAGGCATGATAGAAAAGAATCATGAATATATACGTTATGTGATTCCCAAAGGCGAAAGTCTGGATCCATACACACAGGCTGATGCCATAAAACTAATGAACCACATCAATAGCGAAGCGAGGGACAGCCTGAACAGTTGCACTCCGTTCAGGCTGTCCCAGCTTCTTTTGAATAACAAGCTCCATAAACTCCTTAAGCTCAGGGAAATCCCTGCAGATGAGGTCTCACTGAAGCCTTCCTTATTCAAAAAATAAACCTATATACAAGACGGAATCCACTGCCGAATTTAATCCTGCACGAAAAAGGTATGTGGAATTTAGTCTTGCACGCTAAGCCAGATGCCTGTTTACCATGCTTGCACTCATGGAAACAGACCTCTATAAATGCATTATAACGCTATTTAAGTAACCCGTAAACTGGTAAAACATGATTTCAGTCCTGCAAAATCAAGGGAGTAGAAAAATCACGAATTTACCTTCTCACTTAACGTTTTATAATTTTGTGGTAAAATGCAAAGGTTAATTCTTGATTGAAAGGGTAATTTTAAAATTTTAATGTTATTTTTGG is a genomic window of Lacrimispora sphenoides containing:
- a CDS encoding IS30 family transposase; this translates as MPKKKVYDQKHLSTSQRIHIEKGLNEGLSFAAIARKLDKHPSTITKEVKKYRTFQPYDADPQKPSRCALFKECTMRFLCDEKDCVKMCKSCFDVKLQVVKCSYLCPEYKEPQCPSVRKAPYVCNSCPKSKRCNKHKAFYIAQNADKSYQELLVSCRLGINQNPADIAMLDDLISPLLKQGQSLAHIYAFHGHEIPCSRKTLYSYIEQGVFTARNIDLRRKVRYKCKPRKTGTRISLAAKEFRIGRTYEDFQKYIQENPMIPIVEMDTVEGGRDNSKQAFMTMFFRNCSLMLIFVLEEKTQDHVIGVFDQLTKKLGIETFRELFPVILTDNGTEFQFPSRLECDRNGQIRTKIFYCNPNSSWQKGMIEKNHEYIRYVIPKGESLDPYTQADAIKLMNHINSEARDSLNSCTPFRLSQLLLNNKLHKLLKLREIPADEVSLKPSLFKK